One Osmerus eperlanus chromosome 13, fOsmEpe2.1, whole genome shotgun sequence genomic region harbors:
- the tmem35 gene encoding novel acetylcholine receptor chaperone, with amino-acid sequence MASPRTITIVALSFALGLFFVFMGTIKLTPRLSKDAYSEMKRAYKSYAKALPGLKKIGVSSVLLRKIIGSLEVGCGVVLTLVPGRPKDVANFILLLVMLAVLFFHQLVGDPLKRYAHALVFGILLTCRLLIARQSEDRPEREESREEHVNAQEKNKVKQS; translated from the exons atggCTTCACCGAGGACAATAACCATTGTGGCACTCTCCTTCGCTCTTggtctgttttttgttttcatggGTACCATTAAACTTACACCACGATTGAGCAAAGATGCATACAGTGAGATG AAAAGAGCTTACAAGAGTTACGCCAAGGCGTTGCCAGGTCTCAAGAAGATAGGCGTCAGCTCTGTCCTGCTCCGTAAAATTATCGGCTCACTGGAAGTGGGCTGTGGTGTGGTCCTGACCCTAGTGCCAGGGAGACCAAAGGACGTGGCAAATTTTATACTTTTGCTGGTCATGTTAGCTGTCCTGTTCTTCCACCAGCTAGTGGGAGACCCCCTGAAACGGTACGCCCATGCTCTAGTCTTTGGTATTCTGCTTACCTGCCGCCTGCTTATCGCCCGCCAGAGTGAGGATCGgcctgagagggaggagagcagggaagaaCATGTGAACGCTCAGGAAAAGAACAAGGTCAAACAGTCTTAA